A stretch of DNA from Aciduliprofundum sp. MAR08-339:
TCGTGACCTTGGGTCTTTTCAGAAATATCACCACGTAGTGCAAACTCTTGCCGGGCACGGGCATGTAGGCGTCAAAAACAACGGTATCATCACGATAAACGCTGTTACGAATCTTAAATCCCATCTCCACTACCAGGCGGTTGCAGAGTTTGAAAAATTCGTCCATGGTCATATTCTCAATTTTCTCTCTCATTGAAGCACCTCCCCGGGAAAACCAAGGCGCTTCAACTTTGCAATGAGGGCTTTTCTCTCATCCTCAAGCCCTTCCTCATCGTAAATATTCAGAAGAAGAAGGTGGGCGTCAAGATTGTACTTGTCCTTCTTCACGACCTTTTTCAGGATTTCAGAGGCTTCGTGGTATCTTTTCAATTTAAATAGAGATAGGGCAAGATTGTACATGGCCTCCACGCTATTCGGATCTTCCTCAACAACCTTCGCGTAGATCTTGGAGGCATCCCCGTACTCTCCCAAATCAAGCAAAGCATCGGCAAGATTCTTCCAAGCACTCCTGTTGTCCCTCAGAATTTCCTCGTAGATAAGGAAGGCGGCGTCCCTGTCTCCCATGTCCATGAGAAGACGTGCCTTGTGAATCTTGTACCCATCTCCATATTTCCTTATTAGAGCATCAACCAATTTGAGAGCCCTTTTAAAATTTCCACGTTCCCTCTCAATGAGGTAAAGGAGATAATCTCCCTCCTCTCCATCGACCTTCCTGGCAAATTTTTCAGCAAGGTGAAGATAGTAATCCTGATCAATTTCAAAATTTTCAAGGTATGATGAGAATCTTCTGTGAAATAGAAGGGCAGCCCTCGCGAGAAGTGCATTATCCTGCTTGCTCCCCTTAAGCGCCTCCCTTGCCATGCTGTTAAGTTTACCAATACCCATATCAGTGAGCATGCCCCTTTCAATTTCTATGGACAGATCTTCCTCATATGCACTGCACAAAAGGGATTTCCTGAGCAAGAAGGGATGCTCTTCCATGATTTTCAGTGAGCATTCCCTACAAACAGGACGCTCGGATTCCCGCCCACA
This window harbors:
- a CDS encoding tetratricopeptide repeat protein, which codes for MNCIICGRESERPVCRECSLKIMEEHPFLLRKSLLCSAYEEDLSIEIERGMLTDMGIGKLNSMAREALKGSKQDNALLARAALLFHRRFSSYLENFEIDQDYYLHLAEKFARKVDGEEGDYLLYLIERERGNFKRALKLVDALIRKYGDGYKIHKARLLMDMGDRDAAFLIYEEILRDNRSAWKNLADALLDLGEYGDASKIYAKVVEEDPNSVEAMYNLALSLFKLKRYHEASEILKKVVKKDKYNLDAHLLLLNIYDEEGLEDERKALIAKLKRLGFPGEVLQ